The following are encoded together in the Pungitius pungitius chromosome 7, fPunPun2.1, whole genome shotgun sequence genome:
- the klhl26 gene encoding kelch-like protein 26 isoform X1, producing the protein MAESDGGDYASKHPQSSMANKNNILCCTFSASSHSATLLQGLSVLRAQGQLLDVVLAINEERFQVHRAVLAACSDYFRAMFTGGMKESSQDTIELKGLSARGLKHIIDFAYSAEVTLDLDCIQDVLGAAVFLQMVPVVELCEEFLISAMSVETCLHIGQMATTFSLSSLKASVDAFTFRHFLQIAEEEDFLHIPAERLVFFLQSNELKNCSEIDLFHAAIRWLRYDESRRAQASGVLCHVRFPLMRSSQLVDSVQTVDIMVEDVECRQYLLEAFNYQILPFRQHEMRSSRTVIRSDVLSVITFGGTPYTDNDRTVSSKVYHLPDAASRQFKELTEMEAGCSHACVAVLDNFVYVVGGQHSQYRSGEGAVDSCFRYDPHLSRWLRIHPLQEARIQFQLAVLNGRLYATGGRNRSGSLSSVECYCPRKNAWSNVEPLKRRIWGHAGTPCGEKLYVSGGYGVSLEDKKSLQCYNPASDRWDFGAPMNEPRVLHAMIDAGGRVYALGGRMDHVDRCFDVLAVEYYVPESDQWTTVSPMRAGQSEAGCCLLDRKIYIVGGYNWHLNNVTSIVQVYNVETDEWERDLHFPESFAGIACTLIIIPQNTTRQ; encoded by the exons ATGGCGGAGTCGGACGGCGGGGATTATGCTTCGAAACATCCACAGAGCAG tATGGCTAACAAGAATAACATCCTGTGCTGTACCTTCTCCGCCTCAAGCCACAGTGCCACCCTCCTTCAGGGCTTGTCGGTCTTGCGGGCTCAGGGTCAACTGCTTGACGTTGTGCTGGCCATCAATGAGGAGCGCTTCCAGGTCCACCGAGCTGTGCTGGCCGCCTGTAGTGATTACTTCAG AGCCATGTTTACTGGAGGCATGAAGGAGTCAAGTCAAGACACCATTGAGCTGAAGGGTCTCTCCGCCCGTGGGCTGAAACACATTATTGACTTTGCCTACAGTGCAGAAGTCACTTTAGACCTGGACTGTATTCAGGACGTCCTCGGGGCAGCGGTGTTCCTCCAGATGGTCCCAGTCGTGGAGCTCTGTGAGGAGTTCCTCATCTCGGCGATGAGCGTGGAGACCTGCCTGCACATTGGCCAGATGGCCACCACCTTCAGCCTGTCTTCCCTCAAGGCGTCGGTGGATGCCTTCACCTTCCGCCACTTCCTGCAGATCGCGGAGGAGGAAGACTTCCTGCACATTCCCGCGGAGCGCCTCGTCTTCTTTCTGCAGAGCAACGAACTGAAGAACTGCAGCGAAATCGACCTCTTCCACGCCGCCATCAGGTGGCTCCGCTACGACGAGTCCCGCCGGGCTCAAGCCAGCGGTGTCCTCTGCCACGTGCGCTTCCCGCTCATGCGCTCCTCCCAGCTGGTGGACAGCGTCCAGACGGTGGACATCATGGTGGAGGACGTGGAGTGTCGGCAGTATCTCCTCGAGGCCTTCAATTACCAGATCCTTCCCTTCCGACAGCACGAGATGCGCTCTTCGCGGACGGTCATACGCTCTGACGTCCTGTCGGTCATCACCTTTGGCGGGACGCCCTACACCGACAACGACCGCACGGTGAGCAGCAAGGTGTACCACCTCCCCGACGCGGCGTCCCGCCAGTTCAAAGAGCTGACGGAGATGGAGGCCGGGTGCAGCCACGCTTGCGTCGCCGTCCTGGATAACTTTGTCTACGTCGTCGGGGGACAGCACTCGCAGTACCGCAGCGGCGAGGGAGCGGTGGACAGCTGTTTCCGGTACGACCCGCACCTGAGCCGCTGGCTGCGCATCCACCCCCTGCAGGAGGCCCGCATCCAGTTTCAGCTCGCCGTGCTCAACGGGCGGCTGTACGCCACCGGCGGGCGCAATCGATCCGGCAGCCTGTCGTCCGTGGAGTGCTACTGCCCGAGGAAGAACGCCTGGAGCAATGTGGAACCGTTGAAACGCAGGATCTGGGGTCACGCGGGGACTCCCTGCGGTGAAAAGCTGTACGTGTCGGGGGGTTACGGCGTCTCGTTGGAAGACAAGAAAAGCCTCCAGTGCTACAACCCGGCGTCGGACCGGTGGGACTTCGGCGCCCCGATGAACGAACCCAGAGTGCTGCACGCCATGATCGACGCCGGCGGTCGGGTGTACGCTCTGGGCGGCCGCATGGACCACGTGGACCGCTGTTTTGATGTGCTGGCGGTCGAGTATTACGTCCCAGAGAGCGACCAGTGGACCACCGTCAGTCCCATGAGAGCGGGGCAGTCTGAGGCCGGCTGCTGTTTGTTGGACAGGAAGATCTACATCGTCGGGGGCTACAACTGGCACCTGAACAATGTCACAAGCATCGTGCAGGTGTACAACGTGGAGACGGACGAGTGGGAGAGGGATTTGCACTTCCCAGAATCCTTTGCTGGCATCGCTTGTACGTTAATTATTATTCCACAGAACACGACACGACAATGA
- the klhl26 gene encoding kelch-like protein 26 isoform X2, with the protein MAESDGGDYASKHPQSSHSATLLQGLSVLRAQGQLLDVVLAINEERFQVHRAVLAACSDYFRAMFTGGMKESSQDTIELKGLSARGLKHIIDFAYSAEVTLDLDCIQDVLGAAVFLQMVPVVELCEEFLISAMSVETCLHIGQMATTFSLSSLKASVDAFTFRHFLQIAEEEDFLHIPAERLVFFLQSNELKNCSEIDLFHAAIRWLRYDESRRAQASGVLCHVRFPLMRSSQLVDSVQTVDIMVEDVECRQYLLEAFNYQILPFRQHEMRSSRTVIRSDVLSVITFGGTPYTDNDRTVSSKVYHLPDAASRQFKELTEMEAGCSHACVAVLDNFVYVVGGQHSQYRSGEGAVDSCFRYDPHLSRWLRIHPLQEARIQFQLAVLNGRLYATGGRNRSGSLSSVECYCPRKNAWSNVEPLKRRIWGHAGTPCGEKLYVSGGYGVSLEDKKSLQCYNPASDRWDFGAPMNEPRVLHAMIDAGGRVYALGGRMDHVDRCFDVLAVEYYVPESDQWTTVSPMRAGQSEAGCCLLDRKIYIVGGYNWHLNNVTSIVQVYNVETDEWERDLHFPESFAGIACTLIIIPQNTTRQ; encoded by the exons ATGGCGGAGTCGGACGGCGGGGATTATGCTTCGAAACATCCACAGAGCAG CCACAGTGCCACCCTCCTTCAGGGCTTGTCGGTCTTGCGGGCTCAGGGTCAACTGCTTGACGTTGTGCTGGCCATCAATGAGGAGCGCTTCCAGGTCCACCGAGCTGTGCTGGCCGCCTGTAGTGATTACTTCAG AGCCATGTTTACTGGAGGCATGAAGGAGTCAAGTCAAGACACCATTGAGCTGAAGGGTCTCTCCGCCCGTGGGCTGAAACACATTATTGACTTTGCCTACAGTGCAGAAGTCACTTTAGACCTGGACTGTATTCAGGACGTCCTCGGGGCAGCGGTGTTCCTCCAGATGGTCCCAGTCGTGGAGCTCTGTGAGGAGTTCCTCATCTCGGCGATGAGCGTGGAGACCTGCCTGCACATTGGCCAGATGGCCACCACCTTCAGCCTGTCTTCCCTCAAGGCGTCGGTGGATGCCTTCACCTTCCGCCACTTCCTGCAGATCGCGGAGGAGGAAGACTTCCTGCACATTCCCGCGGAGCGCCTCGTCTTCTTTCTGCAGAGCAACGAACTGAAGAACTGCAGCGAAATCGACCTCTTCCACGCCGCCATCAGGTGGCTCCGCTACGACGAGTCCCGCCGGGCTCAAGCCAGCGGTGTCCTCTGCCACGTGCGCTTCCCGCTCATGCGCTCCTCCCAGCTGGTGGACAGCGTCCAGACGGTGGACATCATGGTGGAGGACGTGGAGTGTCGGCAGTATCTCCTCGAGGCCTTCAATTACCAGATCCTTCCCTTCCGACAGCACGAGATGCGCTCTTCGCGGACGGTCATACGCTCTGACGTCCTGTCGGTCATCACCTTTGGCGGGACGCCCTACACCGACAACGACCGCACGGTGAGCAGCAAGGTGTACCACCTCCCCGACGCGGCGTCCCGCCAGTTCAAAGAGCTGACGGAGATGGAGGCCGGGTGCAGCCACGCTTGCGTCGCCGTCCTGGATAACTTTGTCTACGTCGTCGGGGGACAGCACTCGCAGTACCGCAGCGGCGAGGGAGCGGTGGACAGCTGTTTCCGGTACGACCCGCACCTGAGCCGCTGGCTGCGCATCCACCCCCTGCAGGAGGCCCGCATCCAGTTTCAGCTCGCCGTGCTCAACGGGCGGCTGTACGCCACCGGCGGGCGCAATCGATCCGGCAGCCTGTCGTCCGTGGAGTGCTACTGCCCGAGGAAGAACGCCTGGAGCAATGTGGAACCGTTGAAACGCAGGATCTGGGGTCACGCGGGGACTCCCTGCGGTGAAAAGCTGTACGTGTCGGGGGGTTACGGCGTCTCGTTGGAAGACAAGAAAAGCCTCCAGTGCTACAACCCGGCGTCGGACCGGTGGGACTTCGGCGCCCCGATGAACGAACCCAGAGTGCTGCACGCCATGATCGACGCCGGCGGTCGGGTGTACGCTCTGGGCGGCCGCATGGACCACGTGGACCGCTGTTTTGATGTGCTGGCGGTCGAGTATTACGTCCCAGAGAGCGACCAGTGGACCACCGTCAGTCCCATGAGAGCGGGGCAGTCTGAGGCCGGCTGCTGTTTGTTGGACAGGAAGATCTACATCGTCGGGGGCTACAACTGGCACCTGAACAATGTCACAAGCATCGTGCAGGTGTACAACGTGGAGACGGACGAGTGGGAGAGGGATTTGCACTTCCCAGAATCCTTTGCTGGCATCGCTTGTACGTTAATTATTATTCCACAGAACACGACACGACAATGA